One part of the Ciona intestinalis chromosome 5, KH, whole genome shotgun sequence genome encodes these proteins:
- the LOC100179554 gene encoding CAP-Gly domain-containing linker protein 4-like: METYRVERDNEDEMSGNQSPETNVNSVESQDLDVYAVGELALPYGIEEKENEVIFLEPGIGEGKRLLADKLTTIPQLFALMRQFVSPVCENIGLIVDEMLRRGVGINSIDSTTGMSMLHYAIQACALSGKHALSVVKRLLRDGADSNQRGVYSGMNSLHLAAYFDLPSVATVLLDNKYSVVEIESLCHTFDYGTSLHIAASCLSYSTVQVLLQNGASVTAQNDAGLTPLLSIPLQSSNEEDATKAEKIQTLIENFVPASYSKQVTKYKALLGSMVGFSVPKKEGGVTVSFDKMTGILRYVGSLPSSSVEWAGIELDSPKGKNNGTLAGRTYFRCKPDYGIFVPLSNIAVQGKETVRQSSSRKSTSKGRRKKSESPEFSVGDRVSVAKSKTGTVRFIGKTQFASGTWCGIELDDGNTGKSDGSIDGVRYFKCPESKGIFALPSMLTNLDLTPTESGPTDVLSSHPSKQRELLQPGLTVDIQGNKKQQTAVIRFVGETKFAAGVWVGLELSAATGRNDGSVKGTRYFSCQPNHGIMLRPSRVWYRGVNGDHLLP; encoded by the exons ATGGAAACCTATCGTGTGGAGCGAGATAATGAAGACGAAATGTCCGGAAATCAAAGTCCAGAAACGAATGTAAATTCGGTTGAAAGTCAGGACCTCGACGTGTATGCTGTTGGTGAACTTGCACTTCCATATGGCATT gaagaaaaagagaatgaaGTTATTTTTCTTGAACCAGGCATCGGGGAAGGGAAAAGATTACTGGCTGATAAATTGACCACAATCCCACAACTATTTGCTCTGATGAGGCAATTTGTTTCACCAGTTTGTGAGAATATTGGACTCATAGTTGATGAA ATGTTACGCCGTGGTGTCGGAATCAACAGCATTGACTCAACTACCGGCATGTCCATGCTTCATTATGCAATCCAAGCATGTGCTTTATCTG GAAAACATGCGCTCAGTGTTGTTAAACGCCTGTTAAGAGATGGAGCAGACAGTAATCAACGTGGTGTTTACTCTGGAATGAATTCTTTGCATCTTGCTGCTTATTTTGATTTACCTTCTGTTGCTACTGTATTGCTTGATAATAAATATTCAGTAGTTGAAATTGAAAGTTTGTGCCACACATTTGATTACGGCACATCTCTGCACATTGCTGCATCCTGTTTAAGTTACTCAACGGTTCAAGTCTTATTACAG aatggGGCATCAGTTACAGCTCAAAATGATGCAGGACTTACTCCTCTTCTTTCCATCCCTCTTCAGTCTTCCAATGAAGAGGATGCAACAAAAGCAGAGAAAATACAAACTttgat AGAAAACTTTGTTCCTGCTTCGTATTCCAAACAAGTGACAAAGTACAAAGCTTTGTTGGGTTCAATGGTTGGTTTTAGCGTTCCTAAAAAGGAAGGTGGAGTGACTGTTTCATTTGACAAAATGACTG GAATACTAAGATATGTAGGAAGTTTACCATCGTCCAGTGTAGAATGGGCAGGAATTGAACTTGACTCCCCAAAAGGAAAAAACAATGGAACTCTTGCAGGACGTACTTATTTCAG GTGTAAGCCTGATTATGGAATATTTGTTCCATTATCAAACATAGCCGTCCAAGGAAAAGAAACTGTAAGACAGAGTAGTTCTCGAAAATCTACTAGCAAAG GGAGACGAAAAAAATCTGAATCTCCAGAGTTTAGTGTTGGGGATCGGGTCAGTGTTGCCAAATCGAAAACAGGAACCGTTCGTTTCATTGGGAAAACCCAATTCGCTTCAG GTACATGGTGTGGAATTGAATTAGATGATGGTAACACTGGTAAAAGTGATGGAAGCATTGATGGTGTCCGATACTTCAAGTGTCCAGAATCAAAAGGAATCTTTGCTCTCCCTTCCATGTTAACAAATCTTGATT TAACCCCAACTGAGTCAGGACCTACTGATGTTCTCTCTTCCCATCCAAG TAAGCAGAGAGAGTTGCTTCAACCTGGTTTGACAGTCGATATTCAAGGaaataaaaagcaacaaaCAGCTGTCATAAG ATTTGTAGGAGAAACAAAATTTGCTGCGGGAGTTTGGGTTGGGCTTGAACTTTCTGCTGCTACTGGTCGTAACGATGGCTCTGTGAAGGGAACTCGTTACTTTTCGTGCCAACCTAACCATGGTATCATGTTGCGACCATCAAGGGTGTGGTACAGGGGTGTAAACGGAGATCATTTATTGCCGTAA
- the gp130-like gene encoding class I cytokine receptor glycoprotein 130-like precursor (The RefSeq protein has 1 substitution compared to this genomic sequence), with the protein MTRRTRDGRFLVVVVVVLICVLFTIASCEGGNITIEMGGNAVFTCVVQFNETTTPVEGQIKWKWKPETENKYRLFQGMSFINIFNIVGSSVARNRRWKRFCSNYKLDRVHEFTTNYTQYPPDTPREIHCETNGMLSIMTCCWDIGRETYLNATYTVTYTIHSYEEGIENVSSMSNCIGLDVTSYYNREYAMNVTAANDLGESVSDLVTYTPCKAVKTGPPSNVTVIYCEGSGTQSSSLLVKWAKPTDTRGYLNLEYKTRHRIANSDDIWHNDERIPDLTTRIINLHPNTQYEVQVAAKPADSWYGGFWSDWSEEVLQTTANTGLNFPSHTTHYTYELTNPGYNFFVSGTYCNSIGCSGTVTETVNLSAGRSTDGESNFFETAIQEQVQVQCSTETVTFNFSNPSPCYGYFGFVSRNMVDGIQEIITMSLSSKATLCKCYVYWIVDTLCSILCKKYKYYTKICSITLYMSYNTFSSSYFLRIYFSLFNSAYLHKPERFQWVNPLTLTWSQPRHKNGNIGGYFVQYGIKNEDTTKTPPQVQTTKTSIDTDITCSDSNNQSIYWAEVSAYNINDDQTKLYGNSSYIEGMPCAMYVAVYWLYNLTLYVILVQGPITPIDVGLMIGLAFGIAALVATFALAHYHRKKIKKALREKIWPPVPEPNIYIGFTTDVASIDCVNPAISNLSLQSFSSRDNDLVDEVAADIRDITYVNPCPENKANSTNANNRTSVTSDHNHNNNNNSSITSDTNQDPIEDLGLQSNDSESGGTNVDSTYTYSTFMAYSVVSPLLTDSRDVSGQISSGTSSWRSLLYPRATAQLNLGGLERPTRRRASSYCESVTSRSTGLESYVRYCRQPNRVQNSDHHTNTSARDSDSSPMITYTRIAVGMDGSPTFVPEANSDDATANIFVFPDSNTSQCRFTHHRLRGESWYGKYSTEGDSLFQSSDLNYKGSLASYVAEVDQPNHPADSGPDCNEHARDNGENLEPILEFGSMDSVDQLYPGRARENNINRSSDDNEEQSKSTFSYDSEMPQTDYVTVGEAMSLGANGSELATTLSTSDYSFHRDMLISQSSSMKDDHNDSHDTTDDFLHQDNDMNQDEENGVWTLTSQQNAVENDYITAVSPNGDLN; encoded by the exons atgacgCGACGTACACGTGACGGGAGAtttttggttgttgttgttgttgtcttAATATGCGTACTGTTCACCATTGCGAGTTGTGAGGGGGGAAATATAACGATAGAAATGGGAGGCAATGCCGTGTTTACCTGCGTGGTGCAGTTCAATGAAACCACGACACCAGTAGAAGGTCAGATTAAATGGAAATGGAAACCAGAG actgaaaataaatacagaCTCTTTCAAGGAATGtcatttataaacattttcaatATAGTCGGAAGCAGCGTGGCGAGAAATCGAAGATGGAAAAGGTTCTGTTCAAACTACAAACTCGACCGAGTACATGAGTTCACAACTAACTATACACAAT ATCCTCCGGACACGCCACGAGAAATACATTGCGAAACCAACGGAATGCTATCTATCATGACGTGTTGTTGGGATATAGGAAGAGAGACTTATCTGAACGCAACATACACTGTAACATACACTATTCA TAGTTACGAAGAAGGAATCGAAAACGTTAGCTCAATGTCAAACTGCATCGGTTTGGACGTAACTAGCTATTATAATCGTGAATATGCTATGAACGTCACAGCTGCAAATGATCTTGGTGAATCTGTCTCTGATTTGGTGACATACACACCATGTAAAGCTG TGAAAACAGGCCCCCCTTCCAATGTCACAGTCATCTACTGTGAAGGTTCTGGCACTCAATCCTCTAGCCTGTTAGTAAAATGGGCAAAGCCAACAGACACCAGGGGTTATTTGAATCTTGAATATAAAACTCGACACCGCATCGCAAACAGTGATGACATCTGgcat AATGACGAAAGAATTCCAGACCTAACAACTCGTATCATAAACCTGCACCCTAACACACAGTATGAGGTACAAGTGGCAGCTAAACCAGCTGATTCATGGTATGGTGGGTTCTGGAGTGACTGGAGTGAAGAAGTGTTACAAACTACAGCGAATACTGGT TTAAACTTCCCATCTCATACAACACACTATACCTATGAGTTGACCAACCCAGGATACAACTTCTTCGTCAGTGGGACATATTGCAACTCAATTGGCTGTTCTGGGACTGTAACTGAAACTGTCAATCTAAGTGCTGGTAg ATCTACTGATGGTGAAAGTAACTTTTTTGAAACTGCGATACAAGAACAAGTACAGGTTCAATGTTCAACTGAAACAGTTACCTTCAATTTTTCCAATCCTTCTCCATGTTATGGATATTTTGGTTTCGTTTCACGAAATATGGTGGATGGAATTCAAGAAATAATTACTATGTCTCTTTCCAGCAAGGCAACTCTGTGTAAGTGTTATGTGTATTGGATTGTTGATACATTATGTAGTAtattatgcaaaaaatataaatattatactaaaatatg TAgtattacattatatatgaGCTATAATACATTTTCAAGTTCATATTTTCTAAGGATCTATTTTAGCTTGTTCAATAGTGCATATTTACA TAAGCCAGAGAGATTTCAATGGGTAAATCCTCTAACATTGACATGGTCCCAACCAAGACACAAAAATGGAAACATTGGAGGTTACTTTGTTCAATATGGCATCAAAAATGAAGATACAACCAAGACACCACCCCAAGTTCAAACTACCAAAACTTCTATTGACACAGACATTACTTGTTCCGATTCAAATAACCAATCAATTTATTGGGCAGAAGTATCtgcatataatataaatgatgACCAAACAAAGCTCTATGGCAATTCAAGCTACATTGAAGGAATGCCATGTGCAATGTATGTTGCAG TGtattggttatataatttgaCATTGTACGTAATTTTAGTGCAAGGCCCTATCACACCAATTGATGTTGGCTTGATGATTGGTCTTGCTTTTGGGATTGCAGCTCTGGTTGCAACGTTTGCATTGGCACACTATCACcggaagaaaattaaaaaagcattaAGGGAGAAAATATGGCCCCCAGTACCAGAACCAAACATATACATTGGCTTCACCACAGATGTGGCAAGCATTGATTGTGTCAATCCTGCTATTTCAAATCTCAGTTTGCAATCATTTAGTTCAAG AGACAACGATTTAGTTGATGAAGTTGCTGCAGACATTCGTGACATAACATATGTGAATCCATGCCctgaaaataaagcaaattcTACCAACGCAAACAACAGAACGTCTGTAACTAGTGATCACAAtcataacaacaacaacaacagcagcataACCTCAGATACAAATCAag ATCCTATTGAAGATCTTGGCCTACAGTCCAATGACAGTGAATCTGGTGGGACTAATGTAGACTCAACCTATACTTACTCCACATTCATGGCATACAGTGTTGTGTCTCCTTTGTTGACGGACAGTAGGGATGTGAGTGGGCAAATATCATCAGGTACAAGCTCTTGGAGATCACTTTTGTATCCACGGGCAACAGCCCAGTTAAACTTGGGGGGTTTGGAACGACCAACAAGAAGGAGAGCTTCTAGTTATTGTGAAAGCGTGACCAGCAGAAGCACAGGACTAGAATCATATGTCAG ATATTGCAGACAACCCAACAGAGTACAAAACAGTGATCACCACACAAATACTTCTGCAAGGGATTCTGATTCTTCTCCAATGATTACGTACACAAGGATAGCGGTTGGAATGGATGGCAGCCCAACATTTGTGCCAGAAGCCAATAGTGATGATGCCACCCccaatatatttgtgtttccAGACAGCAATACCAGTCAATGTAGATTCACCCATCACAGATTACGAGGGGAGTCGTGGTACGGGAAATACTCAACTGAAGGTGATTCGCTGTTTCAGTCATCAGATTTAAACTACAAGGGGTCTTTGGCTTCATATGTAGCTGAGGTTGACCAGCCTAATCATCCTGCTGATAGTGGACCAGACTGCAACGAGCATGCCAGAGATAATGGTGAAAATTTGGAGCCTATCTTAGAATTTGGTTCAATGGATTCTGTGGATCAATTATACCCTGGAAGAGCGAGAGAAAACAACATTAATCGATCATCTGATGATAATGAAGAGCAGTCGAAATCTACATTTTCTTACGACAGTGAAATGCCACAAACAGATTATGTTACTGTGGGTGAAGCTATGAGCTTGGGCGCCAATGGATCAGAACTTGCAACCACTCTGTCAACAAGTGACTACAGTTTTCATAGAGACATGTTGATTTCTCAG TCCTCGTCCATGAAAGATGATCATAATGACTCCCATGACACAACAGATGATTTTTTGCATCAAGACAACGATATGAACCAGGACGAAGAGAATGGAGTATGGACTCTTACATCACAGCAAAACGCAGTCGAAAATGATTACATAACCGCAGTTAGCCCTAACGGCGATTTAAACtga
- the LOC100183499 gene encoding uncharacterized protein LOC100183499 gives MGPLSNSLAPMSYSGVDFILENSPSKSYALLESDSDVDVNHLHETVSNVFKRNGHHQHLDSSTKRCQNSVRKAKALSALSSLDVSKTKLKNTKKCLDLYFGRSKHNNCHENTETKVVRGTLNGSYDTESSEITIPTFQQTPPKLVHGNESPTNGVSSLLTLFQSPTSTTCPQKRNHVNTEECNEQPRKRTKLSDSNTKTDERRQCNNCQNSLKSVISEVQASKVPSLLNLFQSPSSSNQPERNKAVTKDSEKKARKKENLSGSTPKSNIHRKNKNRTTSSKKTIETTRDFDVSVRSCPDKDLNLLNPPTKKGKVRNDISKDDKDCLKYLRDIVKEDKHRPCKREFQTGLRTKRSGIILDLLQLPRQSDSPNNYISKQMVHSRKSGFRLIAPTKPVPASFFSSFPQCGDDVYDQLFHVLNS, from the exons ATGGGCCCGCTAAGTAATTCGCTTGCGCCAATGAGCTACTCAGGTGTAGATTTTATACTGGAGAATAGTCCCAGTAAAAGTTACGCTTTACTCGAAAGCGATTCAGACGTTGATGTAAATCatttacatg AAACTGTGTCAAACGTCTTCAAGCGAAATGGGCACCATCAGCATCTTGATTCCTCCACAAAAAGATGTCAAAATTCTGTACGAAAAGCCAAAGCATTGTCTGCACTCTCCAGCCTTGACGTTTCAAAGACAAAGTTAAAGAACACTAAAAAATGTCTAGACCTTTACTTTGGACGGTCTAAGCATAATAACTGTCATGAAAATACTGAAACTAAAGTGGTTAGGGGTACTTTAAATGGTAGTTATGATACTGAAAGTTCTGAAATCACCATACCCACATTTCAACAAACTCCACCAAAG TTGGTCCATGGAAATGAAAGCCCAACGAACGGTGTTTCAAgccttttaactttatttcagTCACCAACCTCAACCACTTGCCCTCAG AAACGAAATCATGTCAACACAGAAGAATGTAATGAACAACCAAGAAAAAGGACGAAATTGTCTGattcaaacacaaaaacaGATGAGCGGAGGCAGTGTAACAACTGTCAAAATTCATTGAAAAGCGTAATATCTGAAGTCCAGGCCAGCAAAGTACCAAGtctattaaatttatttcaatctcCATCATCATCAAACCAACCG GAAAGAAATAAAGCCGTAACAAAGGATAGTGAAAAAAAggcaagaaaaaaagaaaacttatCCGGTTCAACTCCGAAATCCAACATCCAtcgtaaaaacaaaaacagaactACCTCGAGCAAAAAAACTATTGAAACCACGCGGGATTTTGATGTTTCTGTAAGATCCTGTCCAGACAAAGATTTGAATCTATTGAATCCTCCAACCAAAAAAGGAAAGGTTAGGAATGATATTTCCAAAGATGATAAAGACTGTCTTAAGTACCTGCGTGACATAGTCAAAGAAGATAAACATCGACCTTGTAAAAGGGAATTCCAAACAGGACTGCGGACCAAACGCAGTGGGATTATCTTAGATTTGCTCCAGTTACCAAGACAAAGCGACTCTCCTAATAActacatttcaaaacaaatgGTACATAGCAGAAAAAGTGGCTTTCGACTGATTGCTCCTACCAAGCCCGTACCAGCTAGTTTTTTCTCCAGTTTTCCCCAATGTGGGGATGATGTTTATGATCAGctatttcatgttttaaatagttga
- the LOC100177208 gene encoding S-phase kinase-associated protein 2 yields the protein MDTRVAAYKPRTSKTKIHWVMDKDEERELFDDLGIIGEIHSPQQEKSEILSKNKYLKLQSTPIMSHSASMVKHQRPVAQRKRSLLQTNDGSKFPKVRCLTDSFNGSWCSNSSESSKLDFSLINRMPDEIFIKIFKYCNSETKVICSRVCWRWYKIAKDETLWRQVSLAKRIISLVQLQNLLKRDVQALCLNSAEIIQNTGDDAGPQVNPFSRVYYYTIHSLDLTNANISNNSLCIILMRCNQLRNISLEGLTISHNVLSSLQSCILLQKLNLCLCKGMTESGMIHLLETCCQLRHLNMAWTNLCQSDPTQIISSLPRNIRRLNMSGFLNTLKDGHVASIVRRCPELQELDISDSNKTTEESINHIMNVQNTLDSVNLSRCYAISPNCYLHFSKLKQLRHLDVFGVFDDVSTNVLASVLTNVRVCLRPFSAIARPSPSSLYGTRRRTIWGYLVV from the exons ATGGATACTCGGGTGGCTGCTTACAAACCAAGAACGTCCAAGACAAAAATACACTGGGTAATGGACAAGGATGAGGAAAGGGAATTATTTGACGATTTGGGAATCATAGGAGAAATTCACTCGCCCCAGCAAGAAAAATCAGAAAttctttcaaaaaataaatatttaaagttacaaaGTACGCCGATAATGAGCCATTCAGCAAGCATGGTCAAACATCAAAGGCCAGTTGCTCAAAGAAAACGATCTTTGCTGCAAACTAATGACGGTTCAAAATTTCCGAAAGTTAGGTGCTTGACGGATTCATTTAACGGTAGCTGGTGTAGTAACAGTAGTGAGTCATCAAAATTAG ATTTCTCTTTGATTAACCGGATGCCAGATGAGATCTTCATTAAAATCTTCAAATACTGCAATTCAGAAACCAAAGTGATCTGTTCACGTGTGTGTTGGAGATGGTACAAGATAGC GAAAGATGAGACTTTATGGAGACAAGTATCTTTGGCAAAGAGGATTATTTCACTTGTTCAATTacagaatttattaaaacgtgATGTCCAAGCATTATGTTTGAACTCAGctgaaataatacaaaacactgGAGATGATGCAgg CCCACAGGTTAACCCATTCTCACGGGTGTACTACTACACAATTCATTCGCTGGATTTGACCAATGCAAATATATCCAATAACTCACTTTGTATTATTCTTATGAGATGTAACCAACTGCGTAACATTAGCCTTGAGGGGTTAACCATATCACATAATGTACTAAG TTCATTACAGAGTTGTATACTCCTGCAAAAATTAAACCTATGTCTGTGCAAGGGTATGACAGAGAGTGGTATGATACATCTACTTGAAACCTGCTGTCAATTGAGACATTTGAACATGGCATGGACTAACTTGTGCCAGTCAGATCCAACTCAG ATAATCTCGAGCCTTCCACGCAATATCAGACGTTTGAATATGTCAGGTTTTCTTAACACTCTAAAAGATGGACACGTGGCTAGTATTGTTAGACGATGTCCTGAACTACAAGAGCTTGACATCAGCgattcaaacaaaacaacagaagaAAGCATTAACCATATTATGAATGTACAGAACACTCTTGATTCTGTTAATTTAAGTCGCTGCTATGCAATCAGTCCAAACTGTTACCT CCACTTTTCAAAGTTGAAACAGCTTCGACACCTTGATGTGTTTGGAGTTTTTGACGATGTCTCAACAAATGTACTCGCTTCAGTGTTAACCAATGTGCGTGTTTGTCTACGGCCATTCAGTGCTATTGCACGCCCATCTCCTAGTTCATTGTACGGCACTAGGAGACGTACCATATGGGGATATTTGGTAGTTTGA